One window from the genome of Myxocyprinus asiaticus isolate MX2 ecotype Aquarium Trade chromosome 30, UBuf_Myxa_2, whole genome shotgun sequence encodes:
- the mrpl24 gene encoding probable 39S ribosomal protein L24, mitochondrial isoform X2 yields MRLTVLLSMAAKAAFPHDYHYGSNRPWTVAARRLNPPGRKRREVFVVPIANEDWHVLRGDTVEILSGKDKGKQGKVAQVFRCRNWLILEGLYTHYRYVGRSGDYRGTYIASEAPLLLKDISLIDPTDRKPTDIEWRYTEEGEKVRVSVRTGRIIPKPVFQRRDGIIPQQWKGEISEKEMDPKTHHQMTLLRKHTHRL; encoded by the exons ATGAGACTAACAGTGTTGCTTTCAATGGCTGCAAAAGCTGCTTTTCCCCATGATTATCATTACGGATCAAACAGACCCTGGACTGTAGCAGCCCGCCGGCTCAACCCACCTGGCAGAAAAAGAAGAGAGGTTTTTGTTGTACCTATTGCAAATGAGGACTGGCACGTTCTGAGAGGAGACACC GTGGAGATTCTGTCTGGTAAGGATAAAGGGAAGCAGGGCAAAGTAGCTCAGGTGTTCCGATGCCGAAACTGGCTCATACTCGAAGGCCTATACACG CATTACAGGTATGTGGGCAGGTCTGGAGATTACAGGGGTACTTACATCGCCAGTGAAGCCCCTCTACTGCTAAAGGATATTTCACTTATCGACCCTACTGACAG GAAGCCCACAGATATTGAGTGGCGGTACACAGAGGAAGGTGAGAAGGTACGTGTTTCTGTCAGGACCGGACGTATTATTCCCAAACCAGTCTTCCAGAGAAGAGACGGCATCATTCCACAACAGTGGAAAGGTGAGATTTCCGAGAAAGAA ATGGACCCAAAGACACATCATCAGATGACACTCTTGAGAAAACATACACACCGTCTTTGA
- the mrpl24 gene encoding probable 39S ribosomal protein L24, mitochondrial isoform X1: MRLTVLLSMAAKAAFPHDYHYGSNRPWTVAARRLNPPGRKRREVFVVPIANEDWHVLRGDTVEILSGKDKGKQGKVAQVFRCRNWLILEGLYTHYRYVGRSGDYRGTYIASEAPLLLKDISLIDPTDRKPTDIEWRYTEEGEKVRVSVRTGRIIPKPVFQRRDGIIPQQWKDGPKDTSSDDTLEKTYTPSLKTLEEEVMEKMNIQEHRRPRKSYWY, translated from the exons ATGAGACTAACAGTGTTGCTTTCAATGGCTGCAAAAGCTGCTTTTCCCCATGATTATCATTACGGATCAAACAGACCCTGGACTGTAGCAGCCCGCCGGCTCAACCCACCTGGCAGAAAAAGAAGAGAGGTTTTTGTTGTACCTATTGCAAATGAGGACTGGCACGTTCTGAGAGGAGACACC GTGGAGATTCTGTCTGGTAAGGATAAAGGGAAGCAGGGCAAAGTAGCTCAGGTGTTCCGATGCCGAAACTGGCTCATACTCGAAGGCCTATACACG CATTACAGGTATGTGGGCAGGTCTGGAGATTACAGGGGTACTTACATCGCCAGTGAAGCCCCTCTACTGCTAAAGGATATTTCACTTATCGACCCTACTGACAG GAAGCCCACAGATATTGAGTGGCGGTACACAGAGGAAGGTGAGAAGGTACGTGTTTCTGTCAGGACCGGACGTATTATTCCCAAACCAGTCTTCCAGAGAAGAGACGGCATCATTCCACAACAGTGGAAAG ATGGACCCAAAGACACATCATCAGATGACACTCTTGAGAAAACATACACACCGTCTTTGAAAACCCTTGAGGAAGAAGTTATGGAGAAAATGAACATTCAGGAGCACAGGAGGCCCCGTAAAAGTTATTGGTACTAA